The sequence CAGCGGAGAAGCTGGCTGATGACTTTCTCTCGGGGAGCATGAAGATGGCTGTTGGGCTCTGGAAGTGTCTCTTTGCTCTGAGGAGCAAGTGGTCTCATCCCAACCTTGATGGGATGGTGGAAGAAATCCTCCAGAATGGTAACATCCTGTTtacctcttccttttcctctgagTAGTGCCAGCTTGTGGaggctattaggggtgtgcacggaccccccaccccacgagagagagagagagagagagaaggagggaccagagagaaagaatgaaagagCCAGAGAAAGCAGTGGTGAAGGAGAAAAAAGGACCAAAGATAGAAACAAGAGCCAGAGAAAGCGGTGGGAgggggtgagagaaaaagagacccaagaacagaaagaaagagagagagagagggtggggggcagaaaaaGAGAAGGAATGAAAGAAAAGCCAGAGAGTGGGAATTTGGGACAGAGaataagaggaaggaaggaaggaaggaaagaggaggaggaggaggaggaaggaggaggaggaggaggaggagagagagagggagagagagagagagaaactagagTGGGCAGTGCACACACATGGTGCACATTCATGCAAACACATACACCAACTCAGGTAATGGGGCGCTCCTAACATTTTTGTGATCTCCTCCCGCTCCCCTATCCTCCCCTTCAGAAGTCAATTTCTGGTGGTGTCCAGTCCTGTCCAGGCTGCTTTTTCtaaattccagatgtgcccaatGGTGCAAAAAGGATTGGAGACTCCTGCTCCAGATCATGTTGCTGATTCTGtccaactgaactcaatggggtttacttccagtTAGAGacagataggattgcacttttaatctctcatccccatctccccccgcccctgcaaaAATAGTACAGTATGATGACATAAATGCCTTTTAAATCTTTGGGTCTTCTTTCAAGTAactggaaagcgcttcagtcagaagatacaactcacttgtcatcaaagaattcacacgggagaaaccatatgaatgtgcagagtgtggaaagcgctttAGTAAGAAGATACAACTcagtgttagttttaccctacccagtgcctgtttaccctaccctgtgcctgtttgcattctcttccccttctaattgttttattatgattttattagaatgtaagcctatgcggcagggtcttgctatttactgttttactctgtacagcaccatgtacattgatggtgctatataaataaataataataaaaataaagaaagctttttgttgttttttgtttcgttttcaaCTGTTTATCTTTTTTCTGAAGGTCCAGCTCTGTTAGAAGAGATTACCCTGAATGAATGTGGACGCACCCTTGACCCGGAAGTCAAAGGTAATGAGGAGAGACTAAAGGGGTGGAGTGGGAAGGGGTGACACTTCTGGCTTTGCGTTGAACATGCCATTTAACCATATCCGAGGAACGGCCCAGGACACCATAGAGAGTTGAGAGTAGAGCACTTCTTCCTTCTGCATTATGGGCTCTGCTTGGTTTATGCCagcatttaccgtatttcttcaattctaagacacactttttcccccatataaacatctctaaaaacagtgtgcgtcttaggttttttttattattatttatttatttatttcatttcatttcatttcatttctataccgcccaatagccgaagctctctgggcggttcacaaaaattaaaaccgtgaaaagcacaacaaaacaaccaacagtctaaaaacacaaatacaaaatacaatataaaaagcacgaccaggataaaaccacacagcaaaaattgatataggttaaaatatgaaattaaaacagcaaagtttaaatttaaggtaaattaggtgttaaaatactgagaaaataaaaaggtcttcagctggcgacgaaaggaaaacaatgtaggcgccaagcgaacctctctggggagctcgttccacagccggggtgccacagcagagaaagccctcctcctagtagccacctgcctaacttcctttggcaggggctcacggagaaggacccctgtggatgatcttaaggtccgggcaggcacatatgggaggaggcgttccttcaaataacctggccccaaaccgtttagggctttgaatgttaataccagcactttgaatcgggcccagacctggacaggcagccaatgaagttgtaaaaggactggcgtaatgtggtctcgccagccagtccctgttagtaggcgggctgccctgttttgtaccagctgaagtttccggactgttttcaaaggcagccccatgtataacgcttTGCAGTActtcaaacgagaggttatcagagcatggatcactgtagctaggctatctctgtccagataattttctgttggtggtactgaaattagtatgcgtcttacaatcgatggcgtcttacaatcgaagaaatacggtaaatagaAAATAGAAGTGAGGGCTTTGTGGAATCCTTTGTGTCCTTGTGTGTGAGAAGATGTGGGACTTAAGTCTTATCGTAAGGTGGAGAAATGTTACCTTTTGGTAACTTGTTTGtactaattgggggggggggattctgcagcagactagcttttcctgagttgcatggattccgtgGACTAGaggaccattttcttttttaattttctggatttttatgcagatttagacatagaaaaatacataaaagaaacagcactggccaaaaatgtgcatttccttcatgtgctaaagcatgaaaatattttttttgggggggggatttacatGTTTGGTGGGTATGGGTGGGTGTGTGCACAAATtttcgcaagtgcaaatttgcataaatttgggaAATGGGAAAAAATCCGATTCTGCCAATGAACGAATGACAGAATGAgaaacacctgacaatctgcaaaatgcagatgaatCTAATTTTACAAATGTGTGCATCCCTAGCCCTTCCTTATTCTTTCTCCCTttgatcttcacaacaatcctgtaaggtaggttaggttgagagactGACTGGCCCAGGGTAATCCAGTTAGCTTCATGCAAGCTAAATAGACAAATGGGTATTTGGCCGTGATTCCCCGGTCTTAGTCCAAGACTTACAGCGCAATACTGTTCAGAAGTAAGTTGGACTTACTACCtcataagtgtgtatagaatagCAGCCTTAGTCTACTATACtacaatgggtaaaatccaacgtaagttCTACCTAAagcagagccattgaaatgaatgggattcaagttagtcatgacttaactcgagtctcattcattttaatggatctactctaagttgTACATAGGTTGAATTTTACCTGATACCTCTCAATACATTACCTTGTTGTAGTCTTTAATATACTGCTGTAAAATCAATCAGTGGTATTATCGTACCCATTCTGCAGATGGGAATGTTGAGGCTATTAGGGAGCAGCTGACCTGAGGGACCCTAAAGATGTCATAGCAGACACTTGATTCAAACTGAGGGCTTCCTGATGCATAGCTCATTCAGTGTTGCTGTTAGGACAGGAATTGGGGGGCAATGTCTAGGGCCCAAATGAGCAGGAGTGACCCAAACACAGCTGGCctggcccaacacattttgaaatAGGTCTCAAATTACCTAACCCTGTGATTCCCATGgccttgttctgttctgttctgatcAGTTTGGCAAGAGGAACAGAAATCTCTTCTATATGAACAAACCAGACATCTGAGAGAAGGCAGCAGAGAAGCACAACCCGAGGAGTCCTGTTTCCCCATTGTCAGCCGCTACGTAGACCTAAAAATGGTCTCGGATAACAAGTTCAGGAAACGGAGCTATCAGGAACATGAGGCGCTGGCAGCTGCTGGTGAGCTGAATGAGTTTCGCCTCCGCCACAAAATACAGGTCGATCTGGAGCGCATCACGCCGGACCGGCTGTTCCGCTGGTGCTTTCGATCACGCCGCACACCCCGTTCCGTGATGTTGAGCGGGGTGGCCGGAGTGGGCAAGACGACCCTGGTGCAGAAGTTTGTCTTTGACTGGGTAGAGGGAAAACACTACCAAAAGTttgccttccttttcttcttcaaattCCGGGACCTCAACGCTGTGGAGAAAGGGGCCACCCTCGAAGGCCTGATCCAGCAACAGTACCCCAAGATGCATGACAAAGTTGGGAAAATCCTAGAGGACCCAGAGAAATTGCTCTTCATCTTTGATGGCTTGGATGAGAGCAAAGACAATCTGGATTTGAGTTCCTCAGACCTCTGTGTCCAGCCAGGAGATGTGAAACCGGTTAACGTGATTGTAGCCAGCTTGCTGAAACAGAAGCTTTTGAAGGGATGTTCGGTTCTCCTGACCAGCCGCCCGAGCAGACTCGTCCATTTGGAGACAGGAGTCCTCCACAGAGTGGCCACTATTGTGGGCTTCCTCTCTCAGGAAAGAGTGAGGTACTTCTACAACTTCTTTGGAGAGGATGCGGTTGCCCAAAAGGCCTTGGCCCATGTGAGGGACAGCCAAGTTCTGTACACCCTCTGTTACAATCCCTCCTACTGCTGGATTACCTGCACTGCGTTGCAACCTTGCTTCACCTCCAATTCTGGACAGCCACATGCTCTTCCCAGCACTGTGACTCAACTCTTCATAAGCTTTGTGAAGCATATGGTGGCCAACCACACCAGGGGGCTCTCTGGGGACACAAATGTACGGGAGATACTGAGAAGACTTGGCTCTTTGGCTGACTGGGCCCTTAACAACCGCAGTCTTGTTTTTGATGAGAACGCATTGGAGGTCTTCATTGCGATGGTGTGTCATCTCCCTACGTGCTTCCTGGTGGAGAACTTCCAAGGTGACTCCTCATCCTTCCCGGTCACCTATTCCTTCGTTCACCTCACCGTTCAAGAGTTTTTTGCTGCCCTTGTTCATTACTTGGATGGCGAGGAGGACAATTTTAAAGACACAATGGAAAAAGCCAAAGGCAGCCAAGGTGGCGAATATGAAATTTTTCTCCGCTTCCTGTCTGGCCTGTCTCATCCCACTACTAGGGCACCCTTGGAAGAAATTCTGGGAACGTTCTCGCCAGTGATCACTCAAAAAGTCATTGATTTGATCATAAAGATGGACTGTAAAACTCTCCTGAgtacaaggagccaggatggtaAAAGGAAAGCCCTGAATTTCTTCAATTTGCTTTTTGAGGCTCAAAACAGCCAACTTGTGCGCCAGGTGATGGGAAATGCTGCCCGTGTGGACTTCTCCGGACTGATCCTCACGCCTGTCGATTGTGACATCCTTGCGTACGTCCTGAGCTGTTGCGAAGGAGTTGAGCTCCTAAACCTTGATTCCTGCTATGTCCAAACTGAGGGGTTGGAGAAGCTCAGTCCTGAGCTGCACAAAATCAGAGAACTGAGGTAAGAGCAGACAACTGTGGAACTCATGAATGATGTAAAATTGGGAAGTGTGGAAAATAATATCAAGGATTGGTTAAACATTCCAAATGGACTAGACAATTAAAGAAATCACAGCAAATTTTCTAAATCTTACATTCATACTGCTTTAAGAATGAGGCGTGTGTGTGTCCTTCTGAACGGTAAGATCTAATGTGTATAGAAATCACAGATATTTAAGCAGGTACATCTTAGCCCCTGGCCACGAGGCCTTCTTTTCACTGTTTATTATGCTGCCCTTTCCACCATTTATTGGAAGCTGTTTTGGTTACTATATTAATAGAAAAGTGTGTTATAAATGATAAACAAACTacaatgagccagtgtggtatagtggttagagtgctgtcCTGGGACTTGGTAGACTTGGGTTGTAGtccatggaaaggaaaggaacctctcgtgcaagcactgagtcattactgactcttggagggacgccagctttcgctgacgttttcttggcaggccttatagcggggtggtttgccgttgccttccccggccgtgattccctttcccccagctaactgggttctcattttaccgacctcgggaggatggaaggctgagtcgacctgagccggctgcctgaaaccagcttccgctgggatcgaactcaggccgtggggagagtttcggctgcagaaactgctgctttactgctctgcgccacatgaggctctctaCTTGGCCATAAACTTGTTCTctatctaacctacctcacaggattgttatgaggataaaatggagaagaggaggaccatgtaaactgTCATGGGTTCaatgcaagagggggaaaagtgtgtaTAAATATATATTGATAAATACCCCAAATGAAAAAAGAATCCATCTTTGAGTGTAAACACAGAATGCGAAGGAACTGGCATGTTAGATACGTTTTGGACTGGATCGCAGGAGCACTGCTATTTCCGAATGCCTCTGCAATCCTGATGACTTCTTTCACGTTTCCCCCACAGCCTCTGCAGTAATTATCTGAAGGATTCAGCAGTGAAGCACCTTGGTTCTGCCTTGAAGAATCCAGAGTGCCAAATGCATAGACTGAGGTAGGTCTCCAGTCAGTGTTGGTGGTGAACTGCTCCTCGGCACACTGTGACTGGTTTAGAGCCGAAATCAGCTTGGGAAAAGCAGTTCTTCCGACTCCATTTGCATTCTAAATGTTTGTTCCTTCCCCTGTTTACCAGCCTATCACAAACAGAGTTGTGGATGCTATTAAGAAGAATTTAAAAAACGAAGGATAGTTGAGATGAATAAGGTGTATAAATTTCATGCCATCGCCTtgattcctttctctctctttctgtgttcgGTTCCTCCTCTTGCTTTCTGCTCCTGTATCCCTTCCAGTTTGGCAAAGAATGTGCTTACCGAAAAGTCCTGTGAAGATCTGAGTCTGGTTCTCTTGCGGAATCACAGCCTCTTAACCCTTGACCTGGCCGAGAACAAGATGCGTGATGAAGGCCTCTCCATCTTGTTGGGAGTGTTCAGAAATCCACAGTGCAAGATACAGAAACTAGTGTAAGTGTGAATCAGAGCACACTGCCTTGGGGCGTATGGAGTGTTTTGAAAAGTTGGCAGGTGACCTAGAAGCTTCCAAATAAAAgcctttggttttaatttttaaaaatgtgtttgtgttttagaatGTATATTAATCATAccctttaaacatttaaaacatcatCAGCAACTGGAGAATTCCAGAATGCAACATATCCAATTTGGATGGTACTGTTTTACAAAGAATAGTCAGAGatattctttttctctctctctctttcatattaTACCAGAATTTGTGGATAATCCAAAGAAATGGATTACATGTAGGTGGTTCAGGGCTGATAAAAGCAAGTGCGTCTTCATACATGGTTTCATGAACTTCTGGAATTCACTGTCATAAGATGTGGTATTTGCAACAAGTGTTGTCTGCTTTAAAAAAGGACTAGGAAAATTCATGGAAGGAGCTAAACTGATCATGTTCAAAGGCACTGTACCCCTGAGTATAATGGGGGGAGACAGGGGGGGGCTGTTGGCTTCATGCCCTTGTGCTGttcctggaagcatctgctaTCCACTGTGGTGAACAAGgtgattggggaagggggaggaagagcccgtcacagactctcagctcaacctacctcacagggttgctgttgtgtggataatatggagaggaaatTGTACACCACTCTAgcttccttaaggaggaaaaaggcaggatagaaatgtaataaataaataaataaactgtgtctCTGCCACAGCATCCAGGAAAATGCCTTGACAGATGCATCCTGCAAAATACTATGTTCTGCTCTTGCTGAAAACACCACCCTCACACATCTGAACCTGAGTGGCAACCCTTTCACGGATCGATGCGCTAATGAAATGCGTAATCTCATCCTGACCTGTCGTTCTCTTAAAGAAATCAGGTATGATAATGTGCATAAGTCAACACACTCATAACGTAATCCCAAACTTCCATTCACCCGTCTTACCTGAGTGTAATAATTCTGCTCCTCAGTGTTAAAAAGCCATCCTCATGAGTTTTCATGCCATCACTCATGTTAGTATTTGCGCTTGGATTTAATCAATGCACATATGCAATCTTGCGCACCACTAACCTGTAAGATAAAATAAAGACACCAAACTGAAAACCGTGGCAAACTGTGCATGTACCAGCTCCAAAAGTTATGATTAGAAATTCTCTGCATTTAAACCACAATGTGGCCAGTTCTGAACGCAGGGCGAAGACAGCCTTCAGAACAATAAAAATGAAGCAGGGATACCTGGTTATCCCAAAAGTTTCCAGGTGTGAGAGATGCATTTTTTAAGTGGAGCATAATGGTGGCAAGTTTGCATCCCATCTCGTTCTGTTATCTTCAATGTGGAGAATGAAATGAACGTAATGTTCAGGGCTTTGATAAACCCCAATAACACATTTTCCTATTCCTGGACTGGAGAGGCAAAGTAGTGCAAAGGCAGGCTTCATGGGCTGTGGTGATAAACTTCTCTACCTTCTGGCTTTTCTAGGCTGAGCCTAAGTGACATCACTCCAGCGATGGAAGGACAGCTGAAAAAACTTGAAAGTGACCGAGAAGACCTCAAGATAATAATTTAAGCACTTTTTATTGGATCATCCACCCAGCTCCACCCatgaagagccttctctgtagcggcacccccTGTCCTGTCCAACTCTCTAATGATAGTGACAGTAGTGAATTCTGGACTGTAATGAACTGTGTTTGGGTTTATGCTTGGAGGAGTGTgaggtgctttccagatgttcagTCTACACCTCCTATTATCCCTAatattggccgtgctggctggggttgatgggagttgtggatCCAAGCAACTGGAGGCCCCCAGGTTGTTACCCCTGCTTAGAGTATGGGGTGCTTCAGCAAGTGGGAGGGGGCACTGGACGGAGCATGAAATtgtggctgggggtgggagtTTGGCTGACTGACAGTTGGAAAGGGATCAGCTGGTGGGAATTTAGTtacgacagccttccccaacctggtgtcctccagatgttttggaccacaacccccatcagctcccccagccagggatgatgggagctgtagtccaaaatataaaGTAGGCATCAAACTCGAGAATGTTGCTTTAAGAGAAAAACAGTTCTGATTGCATTTATCCTGGATATCAGTTTACTGTGAATTTTGTTTTGATTGTTCctgaattaaacacacacacacaaaacctccgTTAACACCGGGTAACTGTCAATGAAACCTTCAGGGGGGGTTTCCACAAATATGCTAATAGTAGTCTGTCGGCCTTGTGTTGTTGACAGGGAAACCTACATTTAAAGACCGTTATTTCCACTTCCACAGTGCCATTGGCACAGTCAGGGTGCTTTCAAGCCATTTTCCTTATTGTGCAATTTCCCTGGCCCAAAACATTGGATTTTATTGGAGGGATTTGTAACTTTCCATGTtattcttctgcttcttcagtctttttttttcattctattaattttttttttgttaaggaGAGAATAAACAGGTATTGTTCCCAGCTGACTTCCCTGACCCCCAGCTGGCTTATCACTGCCCTTCCTAGCGTGTCCCCCCCCAGTCTCCCTAGTACCCACTGCTCTCTttcgcctctccccccccccccagcttaccAGTCAGAAGTGACAGAAGTCCCTTTTTCTTGATGGCTGGGGGCACACTCTAGAGGAAAACATCGgcctgcagccacccaccatcttcatttcctaagaatgggcatttccacatgaggcatttatcatgtgctcatcattccctactcattgtTGTTTTACAGAGACTTGAGATGATGTCACAACCCTCTAGTTTCACTTCTGcctctaaccagcactttttttttttaaagcaagggaAATGTGTCATTTCATTgtgaaaacaaaagggagcatgatttcctcttgtataATTCCACTATGCCACAGTGACACCTAGAGGCATGAAATAAAAGCATGGCAAACTATGCTCACCTGGCAGCATCCATTGCAACAGGCTGCAACTGAGGGAGAGATGGGAAGCGAGGCTCATTCCGTTGTCTCTGCTGACAGACCGGCTCCATTGGACAACTCCATTCCCTAAACTGTTTCCGTCCTGCTGGTCTTTATAAGAACAATTATGAAACTTGAAGAACTGGTGCTTCCCTCTCCATCCTTTTGGGTTCTGTCTTATAAATTATGGATGGGCAAAAGGTtttgaactccagatgttttgaactcccagaagcccttgctaaCAGCCAGGGTCAGGAATACcaggagttggaagtccaaaacatctagagatctactttttgcccatcgcatattttagattgtaagcatgtATGCAGAGTCTGTATTATTTTTTGCTCTCTGGAAGGCAactaaatgcttaaaataaacaataacaacaaccaacaTTGTGGAGTACCCATTTTTGTCCTAACAACTGTTGGAGGGTCAAATAACCATCTCTCCTTAAATTGTCTGAATCTTTAGATATACATCCGTAGCACGCCATTGCTCTACAAAACCATCTTGGGTGGGTTGGAATCCAAAGCAGATTTAGATAGTATATGCAGCAAATGGAATCTGGCATCTTCAGAAGCTTTGTAGAAAAGCAGCCGCTTGATCTATGAAAACAACCATGCTAGAATGAAGACGAGATGAACCTAGAGAGGACGGAACAGGGCTGATCCAAGTAATGTTGTTGCTTgtgtgaaggacaagatggcgcctccatagaatcatagaatagcagagttggaaggggcctacaaggccatcgagtccaaccccctgctcaatgcaggaatccaccctaaagcatccctgacggatggttgcacagctcttgaaggcctctagtgtgggagagcccacaacctccctaggtaactgattccattgtcacactgctctaacatgGCCACCACAAGTTCCACATGGAGAAACCATCCAGATTAGAACTTCTTTTGGGTGCTAAACAAAGAATACACATTGCAAGACTGAATCTgcaagattattgcaatgcagggatgggcaaaaaaTGCACCCCTCCAGCTATTTTTGTGTTGGACTTGCTGCCGGCACCACtgtaagagaggggggggggggaaacgccaTGATTTTTCTTGGGAAGCAGAACCGCACTGCTGGAACGGTTTAAGCAAAATTGACAGtgaggtaggatgaccatatagaaaggaggacagggctcagagaaaagggaatttcagcaggtgtcatttgtatgcatgcagcacctggtgaaattccctcttcatcacagcagttaaagcagcaggagccctgccctcttgaccagatacaaaagtgggcagggctcctgcaggtttaacaccgggtgacttcgggccagtcactaactctcagcccaacctacctcacagggttgttgtgaggatagtagggagaggaggaccatgtaagctacctttggttcctttcaagaggaaaaatggtcaggatataaatgtaataaataaattaataactaaaaatataataataattataatacttTATCTCAGGATATAAATCAATCACGAGGAGCTTAAAGGGTTCTccccaggtctacaccaagcaagataaaacactttgaaaacggtttgaaaactgtatatggagtgtgtcctgggccccagcagttgtcaataccattataaaccattttaaagcactagtgtagatcctgcccttgtaaCTGCGCTGTGGCTccaattgttgttattgtttcggTGTATACAAAACCGAAACAATgtttttcctcccctttcccttaaaaaagtgaaaacaaaacaaaaatgagccaaATCGGTCTGGAGCAagggcagaaaacaaaacaaaaccttttttaaaagatcatttaGCTTTTCTTAACGTTTGAGGTGGAAAACATGTCAGATCAGGCACTGTTtggtgcatttattttattttttaaaaaaagagcatttAGCATTTCCTTAAGTTTCAGGTTGAAAATATGTGACGTCAGATCAGCCGCTGTTTGGTGCAGAGCAAATAAACTGTCACTGAACCATAGAGCAAGAAGAGATAGTTTGCTGTGTGCCAAAAGCTATATATTCTTTgcagcttgagctttgaacttgcTCAAACTTTCAAAACtttcaagtttttgtttttaaaaaatatgagcaaaatcggtctggcaGATCTCTAGTAATAACTGCTACACTTATATGTTCCTTCTTATATAGATgatgatttaatacatttctataccgctccatataccgctttttattctctcagtatttaaacacttaattttaacttaaatttaacttttactgttctaattctgtattttaatcttatatcaatttctgctgcgtggttttatcctggttgtgcttttttatactgtattttgtatttgtgttttttagactgttggttgtttttatgatggttttaatttttgtgaaccgcccagagagcttcggctattgggcggtataaaaatgcaataaataaataaataaagctctccgggcagtttacaaatattaaacaTTTTGTGCATGATCTTAAGGAAACTGCGTCCAAaaattatgttctttttctttctaatataAAAGGTTGcattatagaaattctaaaagcTAAATACTTGTGGAGAGAAATGAGGAGAAGGGTTATATTCTTAAGTAGATATTATTTTAGCTCGTATCCTTATCCTGTTTCAGTTTTCTTTA comes from Elgaria multicarinata webbii isolate HBS135686 ecotype San Diego chromosome 21, rElgMul1.1.pri, whole genome shotgun sequence and encodes:
- the LOC134412274 gene encoding NACHT, LRR and PYD domains-containing protein 3-like, with the translated sequence MSSSVKCTEEDINAFGKHLENFSPGNLRRITEHFHQDLIYVVENDVTVVLQGLVAGRVLTAREAQTYEDVKNQQDSTRAAEKLADDFLSGSMKMAVGLWKCLFALRSKWSHPNLDGMVEEILQNGPALLEEITLNECGRTLDPEVKVWQEEQKSLLYEQTRHLREGSREAQPEESCFPIVSRYVDLKMVSDNKFRKRSYQEHEALAAAGELNEFRLRHKIQVDLERITPDRLFRWCFRSRRTPRSVMLSGVAGVGKTTLVQKFVFDWVEGKHYQKFAFLFFFKFRDLNAVEKGATLEGLIQQQYPKMHDKVGKILEDPEKLLFIFDGLDESKDNLDLSSSDLCVQPGDVKPVNVIVASLLKQKLLKGCSVLLTSRPSRLVHLETGVLHRVATIVGFLSQERVRYFYNFFGEDAVAQKALAHVRDSQVLYTLCYNPSYCWITCTALQPCFTSNSGQPHALPSTVTQLFISFVKHMVANHTRGLSGDTNVREILRRLGSLADWALNNRSLVFDENALEVFIAMVCHLPTCFLVENFQGDSSSFPVTYSFVHLTVQEFFAALVHYLDGEEDNFKDTMEKAKGSQGGEYEIFLRFLSGLSHPTTRAPLEEILGTFSPVITQKVIDLIIKMDCKTLLSTRSQDGKRKALNFFNLLFEAQNSQLVRQVMGNAARVDFSGLILTPVDCDILAYVLSCCEGVELLNLDSCYVQTEGLEKLSPELHKIRELSLCSNYLKDSAVKHLGSALKNPECQMHRLSLAKNVLTEKSCEDLSLVLLRNHSLLTLDLAENKMRDEGLSILLGVFRNPQCKIQKLVIQENALTDASCKILCSALAENTTLTHLNLSGNPFTDRCANEMRNLILTCRSLKEIRLSLSDITPAMEGQLKKLESDREDLKIII